A window of the Lysinibacillus irui genome harbors these coding sequences:
- a CDS encoding response regulator transcription factor translates to MITMLIVDDHPIVLEGTKNLFQDNEDIIIDTESDATCVIQRINNKPYDIYLIDINMPLENGINLARNIKAIQSNASVILYTGDDITDYYPLILERKIEGILAKTASKEQILRTVRAIANGEIVLPKNFLDFLDDKFKLQDAKDIHLNEKEKKILRLIAEGHTNKAIAIELNIPQRTTERYLTQLFSLLNVDSRTEAVNLAERMNLL, encoded by the coding sequence ATGATTACGATGCTCATAGTGGATGATCACCCTATAGTGTTAGAAGGAACTAAAAATTTATTTCAAGACAATGAAGATATTATTATTGATACTGAAAGTGATGCTACCTGTGTCATTCAAAGAATAAATAATAAGCCATATGATATCTATTTAATCGATATCAATATGCCTTTAGAAAATGGAATTAACTTAGCTCGTAATATTAAAGCCATTCAGTCAAATGCTTCCGTTATTCTCTATACAGGAGATGATATCACGGATTATTATCCACTCATTTTAGAAAGAAAAATAGAAGGAATTTTAGCTAAAACTGCCTCTAAGGAGCAAATTTTAAGAACAGTAAGAGCGATTGCAAATGGTGAAATTGTTTTACCTAAAAACTTCTTAGATTTTCTGGATGATAAATTTAAACTGCAGGATGCTAAAGATATTCATTTAAATGAAAAAGAAAAGAAAATATTAAGACTAATAGCGGAGGGGCATACGAATAAAGCCATTGCTATTGAACTCAATATTCCACAGCGCACAACAGAGAGATATTTAACTCAACTTTTTTCTTTGTTAAATGTAGATTCACGAACAGAAGCTGTGAATCTTGCTGAAAGAATGAATTTACTCTAA
- a CDS encoding sensor histidine kinase produces MELKTLRNKLFWPAIILYLIIGLYLNYVNYSAPYIEIEVEKEDGKWLVTRLYYKDWANRQNLSIGDAILTVDKRPIDSFDQLRYKSRILSANDLTIMKPNGDLINIHIKHLDIPQQFIYVLIIPACYYLLTLFVAFYLHFKQRNSKLVDLLILFVLSVSLAYVSSGVSGRLDAIGIIVNRSSMLLCLVVLLHFLRNYYSFVKTNWMFTNNIRLFYILPIFAFILGLMGTIYPTANDILSNIVLAMFLILLVIILSILLISYFKYSSPQLKIFLNSILIPFLPFLFLYALPKVLFHTYILSSEISSLFLLLIPFSFIFTQLAERLFDIEYHITRLRYYVIFSLIFTVWFTVGLYFIAGQYLTMTAVSGVAFFTFSSLVILFYIKEKVDYRKRKILFSTKGDYIHQLYTAVDKIGKTIKIDELLEKFAYEVSMHLELEDVFVLTYNYETNEFMTVAEENFTIHPDTMEEIRLGEIRKVDKVYVAFLHQDARYKRALVLGHNNTIHLKDEELLWLELLLLYVNNFIENTKMVEELLEELKHMKQADDGQLPWLNKLLWMRFEEEKYLLAQELHDTNLQEQLHIAREVDVLVNAKDTTNMQEKLAEIHKQMITSLHELRTYCENLKPPLLDTLGLNAALEKLIRKVQERANFLLIYTIDRLYLEDERMNLMIYRLFQELLNNALKHSYATSVEIHLKEKNDGFEIVYIDDGVGCNVEDIIVAESMGIRGMQERVKAFNGQFYIDSNVNRGMAIRIIVIEGSETHDYDAHSG; encoded by the coding sequence AGATAAGCGTCCAATTGACTCTTTTGATCAGCTAAGGTATAAATCTAGAATACTATCTGCCAATGATTTAACCATAATGAAGCCCAATGGAGATTTAATTAATATACATATTAAGCATTTGGACATCCCTCAGCAGTTTATCTATGTATTAATCATACCAGCTTGTTATTATTTACTAACGTTATTTGTTGCGTTCTACTTACATTTTAAACAAAGGAATTCAAAGTTAGTAGACTTACTTATTCTTTTTGTATTATCTGTTTCATTAGCATATGTAAGTAGCGGTGTCTCTGGCAGGTTAGATGCTATTGGAATTATTGTAAATCGTAGTAGTATGCTGTTATGTTTAGTCGTCTTATTACATTTTTTAAGAAATTATTATTCATTTGTGAAAACAAATTGGATGTTTACCAATAATATCAGGCTCTTTTATATACTTCCTATATTCGCTTTTATACTAGGGTTAATGGGCACTATTTACCCTACTGCTAACGATATTCTTTCAAATATTGTATTAGCTATGTTTCTAATTCTCCTTGTGATTATCCTTAGTATTTTATTAATAAGCTATTTCAAATATAGCTCACCTCAGTTGAAAATTTTCTTAAATAGTATTTTAATACCGTTTCTACCGTTCCTATTTTTATATGCACTCCCAAAAGTACTTTTTCATACGTACATTCTTTCATCTGAGATTAGCTCATTATTTCTATTGCTTATCCCTTTTAGCTTTATCTTTACACAATTAGCAGAAAGGTTATTTGATATTGAGTACCATATTACAAGATTACGTTATTACGTTATTTTTTCTTTAATCTTTACAGTATGGTTTACTGTGGGACTTTATTTTATTGCTGGTCAGTATTTAACAATGACTGCTGTATCAGGGGTTGCTTTCTTTACATTTTCCTCATTAGTTATCCTTTTTTATATAAAAGAAAAGGTCGATTATCGAAAACGGAAGATACTATTTTCGACGAAGGGCGATTATATTCATCAACTATATACTGCTGTGGATAAAATCGGTAAGACCATTAAAATTGACGAGCTCTTAGAAAAATTTGCTTATGAGGTTTCTATGCACCTTGAGCTGGAAGATGTTTTTGTCCTAACATATAACTATGAAACAAATGAATTCATGACAGTCGCTGAGGAAAATTTCACGATCCATCCTGATACAATGGAAGAAATAAGGTTAGGAGAAATAAGAAAGGTTGACAAGGTTTATGTAGCCTTTCTTCATCAGGATGCACGATATAAGAGAGCTTTAGTGCTAGGGCATAATAATACGATTCATTTAAAAGATGAAGAGCTTTTATGGCTTGAGTTACTCCTATTGTATGTAAATAATTTTATTGAAAATACAAAGATGGTAGAAGAACTATTAGAGGAACTAAAGCATATGAAGCAAGCTGACGATGGTCAATTACCATGGCTGAATAAGCTATTATGGATGAGATTCGAAGAAGAAAAGTATTTGCTAGCCCAAGAGTTGCATGACACCAATTTACAGGAACAACTCCATATAGCCCGAGAGGTGGATGTCCTAGTTAATGCAAAAGATACAACGAATATGCAAGAAAAGCTGGCAGAGATTCATAAACAAATGATTACCTCTCTACATGAATTACGTACCTATTGTGAAAATCTAAAGCCGCCGTTACTAGACACACTAGGTTTAAACGCAGCATTAGAAAAATTAATAAGAAAAGTTCAGGAGAGGGCTAACTTTTTGTTAATTTATACGATTGATCGTCTCTATTTAGAGGATGAGCGTATGAATTTAATGATCTATCGATTGTTTCAAGAGCTACTGAATAATGCTTTAAAACACTCTTATGCAACTTCAGTTGAGATTCATTTAAAAGAAAAGAATGATGGCTTTGAAATTGTATATATAGATGATGGTGTAGGATGTAACGTGGAGGATATAATTGTAGCAGAGTCGATGGGTATTCGAGGTATGCAGGAGCGTGTGAAAGCATTTAATGGACAATTTTATATTGACTCAAACGTCAACAGAGGAATGGCTATTAGAATAATTGTGATAGAAGGGAGTGAAACACATGATTACGATGCTCATAGTGGATGA